The Enterococcus sp. 7F3_DIV0205 genome has a window encoding:
- a CDS encoding (Fe-S)-binding protein, whose amino-acid sequence MNVSIFSTCVVDLLFPNVGQAMVEVLERFGCETSLPDKQTCCGQPTYNSGYIKESYATLKNQIDCFEEAEYVVGPAGSCVGMLREYEHFLKDDPIYGPKAEKLAAKSFEFSQFLYRVLGVKDVGATLNAKATYHRSCHMTRILKEREAPFVLLDHVEGLEMVPLNHIENCCGFGGTFSVKMPEISEQMVTEKMNDVIDTKAEILISADMGCLMNIGGKFNRDGKQIKIMHIAEVLNQQVNNKRMDQPKRMTLI is encoded by the coding sequence TTGAATGTAAGTATTTTTTCTACATGTGTTGTTGATTTATTATTCCCTAATGTAGGGCAGGCGATGGTGGAGGTATTAGAGCGTTTTGGTTGTGAGACATCATTACCAGATAAACAAACGTGCTGCGGGCAACCGACTTATAATAGCGGATATATAAAAGAGAGTTATGCCACTTTAAAAAATCAAATCGATTGCTTCGAGGAGGCAGAATACGTAGTCGGACCAGCTGGTTCTTGTGTAGGAATGTTAAGAGAGTACGAACATTTCTTAAAAGATGATCCTATCTATGGCCCAAAGGCTGAAAAACTAGCAGCTAAGTCATTTGAATTTAGTCAATTTCTTTATCGGGTGTTGGGCGTGAAAGACGTTGGCGCTACGTTGAATGCAAAGGCAACATACCACCGTTCCTGCCATATGACGAGAATTTTGAAGGAGCGAGAAGCCCCATTTGTCTTATTAGATCATGTCGAGGGTTTAGAAATGGTTCCATTAAATCATATAGAGAACTGTTGTGGATTTGGAGGAACTTTCTCAGTAAAAATGCCGGAAATATCTGAACAAATGGTCACAGAAAAAATGAATGACGTAATCGATACTAAGGCAGAAATTTTGATCAGCGCAGATATGGGTTGTTTGATGAATATCGGAGGCAAATTCAATCGAGATGGAAAGCAAATCAAAATTATGCATATTGCAGAAGTTCTAAATCAACAAGTGAATAATAAACGCATGGATCAGCCAAAACGAATGACACTCATCTAG